In Plasmodium chabaudi chabaudi strain AS genome assembly, chromosome: 9, the following proteins share a genomic window:
- a CDS encoding succinyl-CoA synthetase alpha subunit, putative encodes MKYSNIKNLCFPLKGRNYSATSKVFIDKNTTVICQGLTGKQGSFHTTEALKYGTKMVGGVNPSKKGSTWTSIDNKYTLPVFGSVLEAKEKTNCYASVIYVPHQHAKNAIIESIEAEIPLIVCITEGICQHDMLEVKACLNMSNKSRLIGPNCPGIIKPGESKIGILPSHIHKKGCVGIVSRSGTLTYEGVNQTTKVGLGQSTCIGIGGDPFHGTNFIDCLKLFLEDDETKCILLIGEIGGNAEEQVAEWLIENNVDDPEKKKKKKNIFAFIAGRCAPPGKRMGHAGALISGGKGTADGKIEALRNAGVHVVINPTKIGEEIYSVMKDII; translated from the exons atgaaatattctaatatcaaaaatttGTGTTTCCCTTTAAag GGACGAAATTATTCTGCTACCAGCAAAGTGTTTATTGATAAAAACACAACAGTAATATGCCAAGGCCTTACAGGGAAACAA GGTAGTTTTCACACTACAGAGGCCCTAAAATATGGAACGAAGATGGTTGGTGGTGTCAATCCATCAAAGAAGGGAAGTACATGGACAAGCATTGATAACAAATATACACTGCCTGTTTTTGGATCTGTTCTTGAAGCTAAAGAAAAAACGAACTGTTATGCATCCGTTATTTATGTACCACATCAACATGCGAAAAATGCAATTATTGAATCTATTGAAGCTGAAATACCATTAATTGTTTGTATAACAGAAGGTATATGTCAACATGATATGCTAGAAGTAAAAGCATGTTTAAATATGTCAAATAAAAGTAGATTAATAGGCCCTAATTGCCCAGGTATTATAAAACCCGGTGAATCAAAAATTGGAATTTTACCATCacatattcataaaaaggGTTGTGTAGGTATTGTAAGTAGAAGTGGTACATTAACATATGAAGGAGTAAATCAAACAACAAAAGTTGGCTTAGGTCAATCTACTTGCATAGGTATAGGAGGGGACCCATTTCATGgtacaaattttattgaCTGTcttaaattgtttttagAAGATGATGAAACAAAATGCATATTACTAATTGGTGAAATTGGAGGTAATGCAGAAGAACAAGTAGCGGAATGGctaatagaaaataatgttgATGAtccagaaaaaaaaaaaaaaaaaaaaaacatatttgcATTTATAGCTGGTAGATGTGCCCCTCCAGGAAAGCGCATGGGTCATGCTGGTGCATTGATTAGTGGAGGTAAAGGAACAGCTGATGGAAAAATTGAAGCTTTAAGAAATGCAGGTGTTCATGTTGTTATTAATCCTACTAAAATCGgtgaagaaatatatagtgTCATGaaagatataatataa
- a CDS encoding endoplasmic reticulum-resident calcium binding protein, putative yields MKGYKYSLSLLSLLYLLANYGKGMENAMKFPDMKGLDDLSALNDVQIKDIFGLTGDEVKERLTKLFGVIDKNQDKVLSDEEISAWFEYVKNEVFLKQVQIEMKQIDADKDGFISLPELNDAFSQNLDPKEVEKHADGLLKRFQIVDKDKDNKLNLNEVGLLIDPMKDNDLKELEINEILEHHDTNKDGKISVDEFKETRSDDPNMKKDDELALDDFNFFDVNKDGFIDREEIVKVYFDPSNDAATLNLNDVKNNIFEGKPITFDLWNEKSLKFAVTSLTDYGDVIRYPQDFKLDIGKNVVLPSSKHRMGDDILNLDTDLSDGKDKDDESGDASDKQNITDEL; encoded by the coding sequence atgaagggATACAAGTATAGTTTATCATTATTGTCGTTGCTTTACCTATTAGCTAACTATGGAAAGGGAATGGAAAATGCAATGAAATTTCCAGATATGAAGGGGCTTGATGATTTAAGCGCTCTAAATGATGTTCAAATCAAGGATATTTTTGGATTAACTGGTGATGAAGTAAAAGAAAGGTTAACAAAACTATTTGGTGTGATTGACAAAAATCAAGATAAAGTACTTAGTGATGAAGAAATATCTGCATGGTTTGAATATGTTAAAAACGaagtatttttaaaacaagtACAAATTGAAATGAAACAAATCGATGCAGATAAAGATGGGTTTATTTCATTACCTGAATTAAATGATGCCTTTTCACAAAATTTAGATCCAAAAGAAGTTGAAAAACATGCAGATGgtttattaaaaagatTTCAAATTGTTGATAAAgataaagataataaattaaatctAAATGAAGTTGGATTATTAATAGATCCAATGAAAGATAACgatttaaaagaattagAAATCAATGAAATTTTAGAACACCATGATACAAATAAAGATGGAAAAATATCAGTTGACGAATTTAAAGAAACAAGATCAGATGATccaaatatgaaaaaagatGATGAACTAGCATTAGATGATTTTAACTTCTTTGATGTAAATAAAGATGGATTTATAGATAGAGAAGAAATTGTTAAAGTATATTTCGATCCATCTAATGATGCTGCTactttaaatttaaatgatgtcaaaaataatatatttgaagGAAAACCAATTACCTTCGATTTATGGAATGAAaaatcattaaaatttgCAGTAACCTCTTTAACTGATTATGGTGATGTTATTAGATATCCTCAAGATTTTAAATTAGATATCGGTAAAAATGTTGTATTACCATCATCAAAACATAGAATGGGTGATGATATCTTAAACCTTGATACCGATTTATCTGATGGCAAAGATAAAGACGATGAATCTGGCGATGCATCAGACAAACAAAACATTACCGATGAATTATAA
- a CDS encoding heat shock protein J2, putative gives MNATNEKKRKRITNFNSIIWLLLSFFLTCSEGMDYYKRLGLKRNATKDDISKAYRKLAKEYHPDIAPDKEKDFIEIANAYETLSDPEKRKMYDMYGENYAEASQGFGGGPGGPGGAGAGGFGNGFPFDQDVVNEIFRQFAGGGRGGNQGGNFHFKFSSGGNKGYNSGPRYGGHHPFEEEYYEDIYKNEVLKLNSKNSSSIIDDISYSLLINFYSSSSSECISFKKTYLKLSKKYDGYINFAVVNCDQEKALCKKYKVRSLPHMILMKKNKTYETLYGSKTEDNVKSFINNNIPYSLTEINNKKNLDKFLTKSADIPKVLFFISHKDNIIMLKVLSMEFEKRLNIGIVYDSNYTIMKIFKKKNIKAPSLLLIEDIDTLEGDLTHLKTVDFNILSLKLSHIVAQHRLKNNLYGHVTSYQELTKKKYDAGHCNEKDSQICFFILKLLNQNYKSLDEDIKKVATKFSNDPLKILYINVFNQPYILDSFGLTNECKHSNCLILVAFRPKRQRYRVFDGEVNYNNVLNFVDNVVSGGLSINQNIKQGLNFVNNSYYDEL, from the coding sequence ATGAATGCCacaaatgaaaagaaaaggaaaagaaTAACAAATTTCAATTCTATCATTTGGTTATTATTGTCGTTTTTTTTGACATGTAGTGAGGGGAtggattattataaaaggCTAGGATTAAAACGAAATGCAACAAAAGATGATATTTCAAAAGCTTATAGAAAACTAGCTAAGGAATACCATCCTGATATAGCCCCAGATAAGGAAAAGGATTTTATAGAAATTGCAAATGCATATGAAACATTATCTGATCCTgagaaaaggaaaatgtATGACATGTATGGAGAAAATTATGCCGAAGCATCCCAAGGATTTGGTGGAGGACCAGGTGGACCCGGCGGAGCTGGAGCAGGAGGATTTGGAAATGGATTTCCTTTTGATCAGGATGTTGTAAATGAGATATTTAGACAATTTGCTGGGGGAGGTAGAGGTGGAAATCAAGGAGGCAATTTTCATTTCAAATTTAGTTCAGGAGGGAATAAGGGATATAACTCAGGACCAAGATATGGTGGTCATCATCCATTTGAAGAAGAATATTAtgaagatatatataaaaatgaagtattaaaattaaatagtaaaaattCAAGTTCAATAATTGATGACATAAGTTATTCATtacttataaatttttattcctCTTCTAGTTCAGAAtgtatatcatttaaaaaaacatatttaaagttatcaaaaaaatatgatggatatataaattttgcaGTTGTAAATTGTGATCAAGAAAAAGCattatgcaaaaaatataaagtaaGATCATTACCACATAtgatattaatgaaaaaaaataaaacatatgaaACATTATATGGTAGTAAAACTGAAGATAATGTTAAAAgctttataaataataatattccaTATTCACTTACcgaaattaataataaaaaaaatcttgataaatttttaacaaaaagTGCAGATATACCtaaagttttattttttatatcacataaagataatattattatgcttAAAGTTTTATCCATggaatttgaaaaaagatTAAATATAGGAATTGTATATGATAGTAATTATactattatgaaaatatttaaaaaaaaaaatataaaagcaCCATCTCTATTACTTATTGAAGATATAGATACTTTAGAAGGAGATTTAACACATTTAAAAACTGttgattttaatattttatcattaaaattaagTCATATTGTTGCACAACAtagattaaaaaataatttatatggtCATGTTACCTCATATCAAGAATtaaccaaaaaaaaatatgacgCAGGTCACtgtaatgaaaaagattcacaaatttgtttttttatattaaaactattgaatcaaaattataaaagtcTTGATGAAGACATCAAAAAAGTAGCAACAAAATTCTCAAATGATCctttgaaaattttgtatattaatGTTTTTAACCAACCTTATATTCTTGATTCTTTTGGATTAACAAATGAATGCAAACATTCAAATTGCTTAATTTTAGTTGCATTCAGACCCAAAAGACAAAGATATAGAGTATTTGATGGAGAAGTTAATTACAATAATGTTCTCAATTTTGTTGATAATGTAGTTAGTGGAGGTTTGTCAATTAATCAAAACATCAAACAGGGGTTGAATTTTGTAAACAATTCATACTATGATGAGTTGTAA
- a CDS encoding tetratricopeptide repeat protein, putative, giving the protein MEEDFNVDENYIKQLSEKYKNVEHPLFMDELPTNIEENEDLLALYNLIISDENELSLAKNYKEVGNDYFKDGAKYFEDAIISYTKGIDVLEIYLKKREADQLKKKKMMNTTKNSSQNGSSETNTSTSYKQNHEISDNKNENKNEKNKAPHEASLNLNSPKEEDIICIKDINNLLSDLYCNRGIIHYKKKNYIKCLDDCKKAFSFNNKKYKSIYYNILCSYYIGIYNDAYEYVKVFDELLQDEDIKNTVNLKDYLNIKKEVTQKYEQFLERKKKNEQERKIMAKNEKNKINAIQDILKKRNIQLVENLYNDNNNIVPMFYLDENMYIHFTVFLIYIENNIIETILDFAENQCIMDYYNFIKKNQNTDILYCYIEFPDDKYYMISNDAYICDIINNIKLFSRIMAIHIIENEEANRFFKSNRNVVFLTTP; this is encoded by the coding sequence ATGGAAGAAGATTTCAACGttgatgaaaattatattaagcAATTATCAGAGaagtataaaaatgttgaaCATCCTTTATTTATGGATGAGCTTCCAACAAAtatagaagaaaatgaagatcTGTTAGCactatataatttaataatatctgatgaaaatgaattaagcttagctaaaaattataaagaagTAGGTaatgattattttaaagatggagctaaatattttgaagaTGCCATAATAAGTTATACCAAAGGTATTGATGTATTGGAAATTTATCTTAAAAAAAGGGAAGCAgatcaattaaaaaaaaagaaaatgatgaatacAACTAAGAACAGTTCCCAAAATGGTTCGAGCGAAACAAACACCTCAACTAGCTATAAGCAAAACCACGAAATTAGtgacaataaaaatgaaaataaaaatgaaaaaaataaagccCCTCATGAAGCTTCTCTAAATCTAAATAGCCCGAAAGAAGAAGacattatatgcataaaagatataaacaatttacTTTCTGACTTATACTGTAATAGGGgtattattcattataaaaaaaagaattacaTAAAATGCTTAGACGATTGTAAAAAggcattttcatttaataataaaaaatacaaaagtatatattacaatattttatgctCCTACTATATaggcatatataatgatgCCTATGAATATGTAAAAGTTTTTGATGAGCTATTACAAGatgaagatataaaaaatactgtaaatttaaaagattatttaaatataaaaaaggaagtcacacaaaaatatgaacaatttttagaacgaaaaaaaaaaaatgaacaagaaagaaaaattatggctaaaaatgaaaaaaataaaattaatgcTATTCAagacatattaaaaaaaagaaatatacaacttgttgaaaatttatataatgataataataatattgtgcctatgttttatttagatgaaaatatgtatatacattttacagtctttttaatatatatagaaaataatattattgaaaCTATTTTAGATTTTGCAGAAAATCAATGTATAAtggattattataattttattaaaaaaaatcaaaatacaGATATACtttattgttatattgAATTCCCAgatgataaatattatatgataagtaatgatgcatatatatgtgatataattaataatattaaattattttcgaGAATTATGGCAATCCACattattgaaaatgaagaagCAAATCGCTTTTTCAAATCCAATAGAAATGTTGTTTTTTTGACAACAccataa